The proteins below are encoded in one region of Akkermansiaceae bacterium:
- a CDS encoding NADP-dependent isocitrate dehydrogenase, translating to MSQETIIYTQTDEAPALATYSFLPIVQAFTKTSGVNVETRDISLAGRILSQFPDRLKAGQQVGDALAELGELARTPEANIIKLPNISASVPQMEAAIAELQAKGYDIPNYADAEDVYSRIKGSAVNPVLREGNSDRRAPKAVKEYAKANPHRMGAWTPDSKSHVACMGSGDFFSNEKSVTIEEATDARIVLTATDGTTTVLKESTPLLEGEIIDATLMSKKALVTFLDDQIADAKEKGVLFSLHMKATMMKVSDPIIFGHCVAVFFKNVFDKHGEVLCQAGVDLRNGFGDLLAKIETLPADQKAAIEADIEAAYANGPDLAMVNSDKGITNLHVPSDVIVDASMPAMIRTSGQMWNKEGKQQDTKAVIPDASYAGVYQATIDFCKKNGAFDPTTMGTVPNVGLMAQKAEEYGSHDKTFEIPADGKVTIIDSNENILIEHAVEKGDIWRACQVKDAPIQDWVKLAVNRARATQTPAVFWLDEDRAHDAQLIRKVGQYLGDHDTDGLEIHIMSPVEATEFTLARCKAGEDTISVTGNVLRDYLTDLFPILELGTSAKMLSIVPLMNGGGLFETGAGGSAPKHVQQFTAENYLRWDSLGEFLALAVSLEHLSEKFGNAKAKTLADTLDAATGQFLLNDKSPTRKLGGIDNRGSHFYLALYWAQALAAQTDDAELAATFAPVAEALATNEDKIVGELIAVQGSPVDMGGYYMPDDELTGAAMRPSATLNGILAGI from the coding sequence ATGAGCCAAGAAACGATCATTTACACCCAAACCGACGAGGCCCCCGCGCTCGCGACCTATTCCTTCCTGCCCATCGTCCAGGCATTCACCAAGACCTCCGGGGTCAATGTGGAGACCCGCGACATCTCGCTCGCTGGCCGTATCCTATCCCAGTTTCCCGACCGACTGAAAGCCGGCCAACAGGTTGGCGACGCTCTCGCCGAACTCGGTGAACTGGCCCGGACCCCCGAGGCCAACATCATCAAGCTCCCGAACATCTCCGCTTCCGTTCCCCAGATGGAAGCCGCCATCGCCGAGCTACAGGCCAAGGGATACGACATCCCCAACTACGCCGATGCCGAGGATGTTTACTCCAGAATCAAAGGCTCCGCCGTCAACCCCGTGCTTCGCGAAGGCAACTCCGACCGTCGCGCGCCCAAGGCCGTCAAGGAATACGCCAAGGCCAACCCGCACCGCATGGGCGCCTGGACCCCCGATTCCAAATCCCACGTCGCGTGCATGGGCAGCGGCGACTTTTTCTCCAACGAGAAATCCGTCACCATCGAAGAAGCCACCGATGCCCGGATCGTGCTGACCGCCACCGACGGCACCACCACCGTCCTCAAGGAGAGCACGCCACTTCTCGAAGGTGAGATCATCGATGCCACCCTCATGAGCAAAAAGGCTCTCGTCACCTTCCTCGACGACCAGATCGCCGACGCCAAGGAAAAAGGGGTCCTCTTTTCACTCCACATGAAGGCGACGATGATGAAGGTTTCCGATCCGATCATCTTCGGCCACTGTGTCGCGGTCTTCTTTAAAAATGTCTTCGATAAACACGGTGAGGTCCTCTGCCAGGCTGGCGTTGACCTGAGAAATGGGTTCGGTGACCTGCTCGCTAAAATCGAAACCCTGCCAGCCGACCAGAAAGCCGCCATCGAGGCGGACATCGAAGCGGCCTACGCCAACGGCCCGGACCTCGCCATGGTCAACTCGGACAAAGGCATTACCAACCTGCACGTGCCGAGTGACGTCATCGTCGATGCCTCCATGCCCGCCATGATCCGCACCTCCGGCCAGATGTGGAATAAAGAAGGCAAGCAGCAAGACACCAAGGCGGTCATCCCCGATGCTTCCTATGCCGGTGTTTACCAAGCCACCATTGATTTCTGTAAAAAGAACGGCGCCTTTGATCCCACCACCATGGGCACCGTGCCCAACGTCGGATTGATGGCGCAAAAAGCCGAGGAATACGGCTCCCACGACAAGACTTTTGAAATCCCTGCCGACGGTAAAGTCACCATTATCGACTCTAACGAAAACATCCTCATCGAACACGCTGTGGAAAAAGGCGACATCTGGCGTGCTTGCCAGGTCAAGGACGCCCCCATCCAGGACTGGGTGAAACTCGCCGTCAACCGTGCCCGCGCCACCCAGACCCCCGCTGTGTTCTGGCTCGATGAAGACCGCGCCCACGACGCCCAGTTGATCCGGAAGGTCGGCCAGTACCTCGGCGACCACGATACCGATGGCCTGGAAATCCACATCATGTCACCGGTCGAAGCCACCGAGTTCACCCTCGCACGCTGCAAGGCGGGTGAGGATACCATTTCCGTTACCGGCAACGTGCTGCGTGACTACCTGACCGACCTTTTCCCCATCCTCGAACTTGGCACCTCCGCCAAGATGCTCTCCATCGTCCCCCTGATGAACGGCGGCGGACTGTTTGAGACCGGCGCCGGTGGATCAGCGCCGAAACACGTCCAGCAGTTCACAGCGGAAAACTACCTCCGCTGGGACTCTCTCGGCGAGTTCCTTGCCCTCGCCGTCTCCCTGGAACACCTCTCTGAGAAGTTTGGCAATGCCAAAGCCAAAACCCTCGCCGATACGCTCGATGCCGCCACCGGCCAGTTCCTGCTCAACGACAAGTCGCCGACCCGTAAGCTCGGCGGTATCGACAACCGGGGCTCGCACTTCTACCTGGCCCTTTACTGGGCCCAGGCGCTTGCCGCCCAGACTGACGATGCCGAACTCGCAGCGACCTTCGCCCCCGTGGCTGAGGCTCTCGCTACTAACGAGGACAAAATCGTCGGGGAGCTCATCGCCGTGCAAGGCTCACCGGTCGATATGGGGGGCTACTACATGCCCGACGATGAACTCACCGGAGCCGCCATGCGCCCGAGCGCAACCCTCAACGGCATTCTGGCCGGCATCTGA
- the sppA gene encoding signal peptide peptidase SppA codes for MKYLVSCLFSLSILISNAAKKEDSSIVAVYDLDAAISESGQSSGGLLGLGGLGGGADRPLTHFDIVRSLKAAAEDKEVKGVVLDLGGAGIDLAQLQEMRRCLLAIRKAGKDVWFYTESISNGTALIGSAANHFTLMPEGDVSLTGMYSESMYFKGLLDKLGLKVEVIHIGDFKSAGETFYRTGPSDYAKQQENLLFDSIYGQIIQQISEGRKIKPDALRAIIDQALITPEQAREAGLVDALQYRTDFIATLRKHYGKDTEFDRSYELPNTDGPEIDGFMDLMKLAFKAGKGKKHKADYVGVVALDGEINDASIAPVRAEILKLAKDDKCKALVLRVNSPGGSALSSDVLWEATDEFKATKKPFVVSMGSVAASGGYYVSAGAEKIFAEEGTITGSIGVVGMKFVLGGAMEKLGITVHSRQRGKNAGIMSTHRGYTPAEAELIRKSMLDVYGTFKKRITDGRGNRIKGDLEKLAGGRVYSGRDALAIGLVDEIGGLNEAIAHAASLAKLAEYETHLSPEPKSGLEGMFSGPDKPGEDDEFIRMTSPRGHAALIQQHLLAVPGIQLLTPGQRAQLENLVRRIESYQQHSILLIGPDIKVPGF; via the coding sequence ATGAAATATCTCGTCTCGTGTCTGTTTTCCCTCTCCATCCTCATCTCCAATGCGGCTAAAAAAGAGGACTCATCCATTGTCGCTGTCTATGATCTCGACGCCGCCATTTCCGAGTCCGGCCAATCGTCCGGTGGACTGCTCGGGCTGGGTGGCCTGGGAGGAGGTGCCGACCGACCGCTCACCCACTTTGATATCGTCCGCAGCCTGAAAGCCGCCGCCGAGGATAAAGAGGTCAAGGGGGTCGTTCTCGACCTCGGTGGTGCAGGCATTGATCTTGCCCAGCTTCAGGAAATGCGCCGTTGCCTACTGGCCATCCGCAAAGCCGGTAAAGACGTCTGGTTTTACACAGAAAGCATCTCCAACGGCACGGCATTGATCGGTTCAGCGGCCAATCATTTCACGCTCATGCCCGAGGGGGATGTCTCGCTCACCGGCATGTATTCCGAGTCGATGTATTTCAAGGGTCTGCTCGACAAACTCGGCCTCAAAGTCGAAGTCATCCACATCGGTGATTTCAAAAGTGCCGGAGAAACCTTCTACCGCACCGGCCCCAGCGACTATGCCAAGCAGCAGGAAAACCTCCTGTTCGACTCCATCTACGGGCAAATCATCCAGCAGATTTCCGAAGGCAGGAAGATCAAGCCGGATGCGCTGCGCGCCATCATCGACCAGGCTCTGATCACACCTGAACAAGCCAGGGAGGCGGGACTCGTTGACGCGCTGCAGTACCGCACTGATTTTATTGCCACACTACGCAAGCATTACGGTAAAGACACCGAGTTTGATCGCTCCTATGAACTCCCTAACACCGACGGCCCGGAAATCGATGGCTTCATGGACTTGATGAAACTCGCCTTCAAGGCCGGCAAAGGCAAAAAACATAAAGCCGATTACGTCGGCGTGGTTGCTCTCGACGGCGAAATCAACGATGCCTCCATCGCTCCTGTCAGGGCAGAGATCCTCAAGCTCGCCAAAGACGATAAATGCAAGGCGCTCGTCCTCCGTGTCAACTCCCCGGGCGGCTCCGCCCTCTCCAGTGACGTTCTCTGGGAGGCTACCGATGAGTTTAAAGCCACGAAAAAACCCTTTGTTGTCTCGATGGGATCAGTCGCCGCCTCCGGTGGCTATTACGTCAGTGCGGGAGCTGAAAAAATCTTTGCCGAGGAAGGCACCATCACCGGCTCGATCGGGGTGGTCGGGATGAAGTTTGTCCTGGGAGGCGCGATGGAAAAGCTCGGCATCACCGTACACTCCCGTCAACGCGGCAAGAATGCCGGTATCATGAGCACCCATCGCGGATACACACCAGCCGAAGCCGAACTGATCCGCAAGTCGATGCTGGATGTTTATGGCACCTTTAAAAAGCGCATCACCGACGGGCGTGGCAACCGCATCAAGGGCGACCTGGAAAAACTCGCCGGAGGTCGCGTCTACTCCGGTCGCGACGCACTCGCCATTGGCCTGGTCGATGAAATCGGGGGGCTCAACGAAGCCATCGCACACGCCGCCAGTCTCGCCAAGCTGGCGGAGTATGAGACCCACCTCAGCCCCGAGCCGAAAAGCGGCTTGGAAGGTATGTTTTCCGGTCCTGACAAACCCGGCGAGGATGATGAGTTCATCCGTATGACCAGCCCCAGGGGACACGCCGCCCTGATCCAACAACACCTTCTGGCTGTGCCTGGAATCCAGCTCCTTACGCCAGGGCAGCGTGCCCAGTTGGAAAATCTGGTCAGGCGCATCGAGTCGTATCAACAACACTCCATTCTTCTCATCGGGCCAGACATCAAAGTGCCCGGATTCTGA
- the lpdA gene encoding dihydrolipoyl dehydrogenase: MYDLIVIGGGPAGYVGAIRGAQLGKKVAVIEADRAGGTCLNWGCIPTKALLKNAELYQTLTKKAATFGISFDNLAYDWTKVVGRSRQVSDRLAGGIEFLFKKNKVDYVRGFGSIVDGNHVEVTAADGSKQVLEAAHIMIATGCKSRELPPLPFNGKSVISSKEAMNLAVQPESMVIIGAGAIGVEFAYVYNAFGTKVTIIEMQPNLLPVEDTEVGLELQKSFTKQGVRSLTDTKCVAFRDNGDSVSIDVEGPKGNETVTAEVCLVAIGIAPVLPGGLQPELDRGFIQVGDRYQTSIPNVYAVGDISGPPWLAHTASFEAIQCVEGLFVEGHTPRKVGNFPGCTYCHPQVASVGKTERALKEEGVDYKVGKFPYAAIGKAQASGDAEGFVKLLFGKEHGELLGAHIIGDNATELIAEMGLALEMELTTDEIHGTIHAHPTLAEAIHEATLDADGHAIHF; the protein is encoded by the coding sequence ATGTACGACCTCATTGTCATCGGCGGCGGTCCCGCCGGATACGTCGGAGCCATCCGCGGAGCCCAACTCGGAAAAAAAGTCGCTGTCATCGAAGCCGACCGCGCAGGCGGCACCTGCCTGAACTGGGGATGTATTCCCACCAAGGCCCTGTTGAAAAATGCCGAGCTCTACCAGACACTCACCAAAAAAGCGGCCACTTTCGGCATTTCCTTCGATAACCTCGCCTACGATTGGACCAAAGTGGTCGGTCGTTCCCGCCAGGTGTCCGATCGCCTCGCTGGCGGTATCGAATTTCTCTTCAAGAAAAACAAAGTCGACTACGTGCGTGGATTCGGCTCCATCGTCGACGGCAATCACGTGGAAGTCACTGCGGCTGATGGCTCCAAACAAGTTCTCGAAGCAGCCCACATCATGATCGCCACTGGTTGCAAGAGCCGCGAGCTGCCGCCTCTTCCCTTCAACGGCAAATCCGTCATCAGCTCCAAGGAGGCGATGAACCTGGCGGTGCAACCCGAGAGCATGGTCATCATCGGCGCCGGCGCCATCGGCGTCGAGTTCGCCTATGTGTACAACGCGTTTGGCACCAAGGTAACCATCATCGAGATGCAGCCAAACCTGCTTCCTGTCGAGGACACGGAAGTCGGCCTTGAGTTGCAAAAATCATTCACCAAACAAGGTGTGCGCTCACTCACCGATACCAAGTGTGTCGCCTTCCGCGATAATGGCGACTCTGTTTCCATCGATGTCGAAGGCCCTAAAGGAAACGAAACGGTTACCGCCGAGGTCTGCCTGGTGGCAATCGGTATTGCTCCTGTCCTCCCCGGCGGACTTCAGCCAGAGCTCGACCGCGGTTTTATCCAGGTCGGCGATCGCTACCAGACCTCCATCCCCAACGTCTATGCCGTCGGTGATATCTCCGGTCCACCGTGGCTCGCCCACACAGCGAGCTTCGAGGCCATCCAGTGTGTCGAAGGTCTCTTTGTCGAAGGCCACACACCACGCAAGGTCGGTAATTTCCCGGGCTGCACCTACTGCCATCCACAAGTCGCTTCGGTTGGAAAAACCGAACGCGCACTCAAGGAAGAGGGTGTCGACTACAAAGTCGGCAAGTTCCCCTACGCCGCCATCGGAAAAGCCCAGGCATCCGGTGATGCGGAAGGTTTTGTCAAACTCCTCTTCGGCAAGGAACACGGTGAGCTGCTAGGTGCCCACATCATCGGTGACAACGCCACCGAGCTGATCGCTGAAATGGGACTGGCCCTTGAAATGGAACTGACCACCGATGAGATCCACGGCACCATCCACGCCCACCCGACTCTGGCTGAGGCGATCCACGAGGCCACGCTCGACGCCGATGGGCACGCGATCCATTTCTAA
- a CDS encoding DUF4339 domain-containing protein, protein MSDIQYWHYLDTAGQQQGPITADQLQQLAATGQITAQTNVWTEGMAEWLPATQVEGLIPAQPVVAQPVVVPQAQPVVAQAVNPYAPSVATQAAVPQQGGNYPIPLVNKVSFGLYAGCLIGGFVLYLIAMIQIAASSPTAEEMANNPNALDNGGGIGLGMLLLVVGMIALLVGAVIQFIAIYRIWSILRPGGGTVSPGSAVGFLFIPFFGPIWMIIILCKLPGEWNGIVARYQNTATAPRLSIGIAICAILIPVIGQLLWMKEVTKAINFMVMARIMPQPQAGQTQPGGLKLY, encoded by the coding sequence ATGAGTGATATTCAATACTGGCACTATCTTGATACCGCGGGCCAACAGCAAGGCCCCATCACCGCCGATCAGCTGCAGCAACTCGCCGCGACCGGCCAAATCACCGCCCAGACCAATGTCTGGACCGAAGGCATGGCCGAGTGGCTACCCGCCACCCAGGTCGAGGGTCTGATACCGGCCCAACCGGTGGTCGCTCAACCGGTCGTCGTCCCACAAGCCCAACCGGTGGTTGCCCAGGCGGTCAATCCATACGCACCGTCGGTAGCCACCCAGGCAGCCGTTCCCCAGCAAGGCGGCAACTACCCGATCCCCCTGGTCAACAAAGTCAGCTTCGGACTCTACGCCGGATGCCTGATCGGCGGATTCGTGCTCTACCTGATCGCCATGATCCAGATAGCGGCCAGCTCTCCCACAGCGGAGGAAATGGCGAACAATCCCAATGCGCTTGATAACGGCGGCGGCATAGGGCTGGGTATGCTGTTGCTGGTTGTTGGCATGATTGCCCTGCTCGTAGGCGCGGTCATCCAGTTCATTGCCATCTACCGCATCTGGTCCATCCTTCGGCCCGGAGGCGGGACGGTTTCGCCGGGCAGTGCCGTGGGCTTCCTTTTCATCCCCTTTTTTGGCCCCATCTGGATGATCATCATCCTCTGTAAACTCCCTGGTGAGTGGAATGGCATTGTTGCCCGGTATCAAAATACCGCTACCGCCCCCCGCCTGAGTATCGGGATTGCAATCTGCGCCATCCTCATTCCCGTCATCGGCCAACTCCTCTGGATGAAAGAGGTCACCAAGGCGATCAACTTTATGGTGATGGCCAGAATCATGCCCCAACCACAGGCCGGACAAACCCAGCCAGGTGGGTTAAAACTCTATTAA
- a CDS encoding DUF4339 domain-containing protein translates to MSEEQQWFYTDSTGAEHGPVSADELQQLGATGAIHALTDVWTEGLEAWVPASEIEGVIPEAPPQAAASAPPEPAHQPHINLGVGSGIHLESSITPRPMGQPAATPYGTTAKSPAKWIVLAIIALLAIGLGIYFALSSSGEPKPEETPGFMEYSKANNLINKKKNVDILGNNTDGLAISKAFAAGIKTHNDPAIEESFPGLLGKDGEVRTYTMAKTEGELKTTIIIVQVLKLKLLSAKAQAALADSVWLHAKSALAHTPYQDPKTRLVVALRDAETYAKVMIGHPVASDTTEQKATDGIIESHSGDEAETRLYPYFARPKKDQ, encoded by the coding sequence ATGAGCGAAGAACAACAATGGTTCTACACGGATTCCACTGGAGCTGAGCACGGCCCCGTTTCAGCCGACGAGTTACAGCAACTGGGTGCCACAGGTGCAATCCATGCGCTCACAGACGTTTGGACCGAGGGGCTGGAAGCGTGGGTGCCAGCCTCCGAGATCGAAGGCGTCATCCCGGAGGCTCCCCCCCAGGCCGCAGCTTCAGCCCCACCCGAGCCTGCCCACCAACCCCATATCAACCTGGGCGTCGGCAGCGGCATCCATCTGGAGTCATCCATCACGCCCCGCCCGATGGGCCAACCCGCTGCCACCCCCTACGGGACCACCGCCAAGAGCCCGGCTAAATGGATTGTGTTAGCGATCATCGCGCTCCTGGCCATCGGGCTTGGTATCTACTTCGCCCTGTCATCATCCGGTGAGCCAAAACCGGAGGAGACCCCTGGCTTCATGGAGTATTCCAAGGCCAACAACCTGATCAACAAAAAGAAAAACGTCGATATCCTTGGCAACAATACCGACGGCCTCGCTATATCCAAGGCCTTTGCAGCGGGTATCAAAACCCACAACGACCCGGCCATCGAGGAATCATTCCCCGGCCTGCTCGGCAAAGATGGTGAAGTGAGAACCTACACCATGGCCAAAACCGAAGGTGAGCTGAAAACCACCATCATCATCGTCCAGGTGCTCAAGCTCAAATTACTCAGTGCCAAAGCCCAGGCAGCGCTGGCTGATTCGGTCTGGCTCCATGCGAAATCCGCTCTGGCCCATACGCCCTACCAGGACCCCAAAACCCGACTCGTGGTGGCACTCCGGGATGCTGAAACCTATGCCAAAGTAATGATCGGCCATCCCGTCGCCAGCGATACAACAGAGCAAAAGGCTACGGACGGGATCATCGAGTCCCACAGTGGGGATGAGGCTGAAACCAGGCTTTATCCCTACTTTGCCCGACCCAAAAAGGACCAATAA